The DNA region AAACAATCCAATACAATTTCCCCAGTAAGCTGATTATAAATCAAATCTATACTATCAAAATTACATAAATCAATAGGTATGTATTTTAAATTTTCCTTCTTTATTATATAGGATAAATATTCTTTTCTTTTACCAAAGTATTTAATAGCTGTTTGCTACTTTCCTCCACTAAGATTCCCCCAATATTATCTATTATTTTTTTCTTATAAGTTTTTTATTATTAAAATTTATTTTTCTTATCTAACCCTTATTGTATCTATATTTGCGAACACTTCTCGAACGTTTGTTCTCGTATGTGTAATATTATTGTACAACTTTTATTTATGTTCTGCAAATTTTTTATAATTCTATATTCGACACCCTCAATTTGGAAAATACTCTAAAGGCTGTTATTTTAATCTAAGATTTAGTTAAAAACGTATTAATAATACATTCATTTTTTATACATATTTTGCATGTTTGAATAATAACTTTAATTGGATTATATTAAATATATAATTTGGGAACAGTTTTATAAAATGTGTAATTTGTGACAGTATATAAAATTACGTATACAGTAATTTTCTTACTGAATTGATACTAATTATAACCAATAACGTTACAATCTAATCTAGTGATAGGAGGTAACGTTATGATCAGAATATACTTATCTAAGTTATTAGGAGAACGTAGATGGACACAAGCAGATCTTGCTCGTAAAGCTGGAATAAGACCAGCAACTATAAATGAAATATACCACGAATTATCTGAAAGAGTGAATTTAGAACATTTGGATAAGATATGTGAGGTATTAGACTGTAGACTAGATGAATTAATCAAATATATACCAAATAAAAAGAATCATTCTAAAAAATGGTGGAAAGAGTAACTATATAAGCTACTCATTTTTCTTCTTTAAATAATTTCTTATATCTTTTTCAGAATTTCCAACTGATTTAATAGCCGTAAATAACTCATCTTCCGTACATTGCAATAATTTACACCACAAATTTGTTTCCCATGGTGCTTCGATATTTATTCTTGACTTATCTAGGGTTTCTTTTGTTTCTGGGTTATCGGACATTATTTCCACACCTCCTATTTCAAAACCTCTACTTTGTAATTCATTATATTCTATAATAGTTATTATTTTATTTCGCAGTTAAAAATTATTTGTAAATTTTAATTTCATAAATAAAACTAAGTCGAAGGATTAGTAAAAATAATTTAAATGTTCATT from Clostridium pasteurianum BC1 includes:
- a CDS encoding helix-turn-helix domain-containing protein, which translates into the protein MIRIYLSKLLGERRWTQADLARKAGIRPATINEIYHELSERVNLEHLDKICEVLDCRLDELIKYIPNKKNHSKKWWKE
- a CDS encoding DUF3606 domain-containing protein, with product MSDNPETKETLDKSRINIEAPWETNLWCKLLQCTEDELFTAIKSVGNSEKDIRNYLKKKNE